A genomic stretch from Sulfurihydrogenibium azorense Az-Fu1 includes:
- a CDS encoding Hsp20/alpha crystallin family protein yields MLNIEKPPIDVIENDEAYIVIVDIPGVDKQDIEITGDENSITIKAFRNQIIKGRYHIVERFNGFIKRTIKFPSAINLNQAKAIYENGVLTVYLPKAKNQFIIDTCFKILIP; encoded by the coding sequence TTGCTTAACATAGAAAAACCTCCTATCGACGTTATAGAAAACGACGAAGCTTACATTGTTATAGTTGACATTCCGGGTGTTGACAAACAGGACATAGAGATAACAGGAGATGAAAACTCAATTACGATTAAAGCATTTAGAAACCAAATTATAAAAGGAAGATACCATATAGTAGAAAGGTTTAACGGCTTTATAAAAAGAACTATAAAATTCCCTTCAGCAATAAATCTAAATCAAGCCAAAGCTATATATGAAAACGGCGTTTTAACAGTATATTTACCAAAAGCAAAAAATCAGTTTATAATAGATACTTGTTTTAAAATCTTAATACCTTAA